The region catatcgtcgtagtgcttaggcggagccctgcaccggtaacttcatcatcaccgtcaccacgctgtcgtgctgacggaactctccctcggcctcagctggatctagagttcaaggaacatcaccgagctgaatgtgtgcagatcgcggaggtgccgtgcgttcggtacttgatcggttggatcgcgaagacgtacgacaacatcaacagcattacttaacgcttccgctttcggtctacgagggtacgtggacacactcttcccctcgtttctatgcatcacctagatagatcttgcgtgatcgtaggaaattttttgaaattaccatgttccccaacacttataccctagaaacatcagggggagccacgaaaccacttttccaccagcgcaaccttctgtacccgtgagatcccatcttggggacttttccggcgattagccggagggggaatcgatcatggaggacttttacatcaacaccattgcatcTCAGATGaagcttgagtagtttaccacagaccttcgggtccatagttattagctagatggcttgttctctctctttgattctcaatacaaagttctcctccactacaagaaatatgtcaacttgtgaccttgactattggtcactgaaaggtcattctttttcatttgtgacctttttgggaccaaaaacagaaggtcaaaagttggcggtcataaactgaaattaacgaccttctctgtgagaaggtcgtagacatttacaaccaaaacagaaggtcgttaaacccatgaccttttgttttggtcactggctgtctgaccaggccacgtcggatctgacgtggcaatctgacatggcaaaattgcgaccaattcaaAAGGTCACTGGCAAGATTCAGCCCGATCCgattaggtgttttacatgggccgagcccaataatTCAACCTATTTGTGTTTTTCTCTGTCAATTTTTGTTcaggttcatgggccaagccctacAATTCGGCCTTCTTATTTTCTGGGCCTAGGCCATTTTGCATTCCGTTTCATTtagccttttgtttttgtttttcataaatgcacaatattccagtccactattgtttgggccatagcctttttagagcccaaatATTATTCAATCCAATAGATGAACATTCAGCCTTTTTCATTCATAGATTTCAATTTTACACATTTCAACAGCAAACAATCAATAATTCTCACAATTAAATGATCAAATCCAAAAATCACTCTATGAAACTCACAACAGCACATCTGCACGATCCATCAAGTGTACACACAATCAGAAACAAATACAGAGGAACCAAAACATGGTGGCAACATCAACTAAAACTATTGTGCACATCTCCAGGCTTCTTATGATCTTCGATCACAACAGCACCCACCTCGACGACATTAGATCCTGATCTACATAAATTATTAGTGAGATATAGTGAAAGTTAAATGATTGCCAATAAAAAATATCCATTCAAGAGAATAAAAATTACACATAAGTGCCCAAATGCCTTAGTTGAGTAAACactaagcatggcatggcaaaacgtactaagcatggcatggcaaaatgtacTAAGCATGGCATGATAGGCACCAACAATACTAACATACAGGTACCAGCAATCACATGCAAACTGGTATGGGTCAACAATAGCAACAAGGCTACGAAGAACCACACAGGAAATGGTTAACGCCAACAAATGCAACGGGCCTATCATAAACCACGGAAACTAACATATCATCTGGATATCTGATCATTTATAGTGTCGAGGATCTAACAGTGATCCTGGATCTGGAGTGACTCAAGGGGGGTGGGCTGGGCAGGGGGAGCGCAACTCGCAGGTGGGGGTATCAGAGCATGTCGTCGCTTGCCTCGCGCTGGTGAAACTTGTTGGTCGTGTTCGCTGTTATAGTCAAGCAGCAACCTCTTGTACTTGAAGGCCTATAATATAAAATGGATAAGTTAGATTGATTACTGTAGGTGCAACACATTTTCTGGAAGAGGCATAAACATGAAATGAAATAGATGTAGTATCATCACTACATGAATGGAGCATTATACTTGGAAGGAAAAAACAGCATCATGTCACCAAGCAAACACTACTTGACAGGAAACTGTGCATTTCGTCCTTGTATCCATTAGTAGCAGGATAGCAGTAATGATTCACATGGCACGAATAATTCATTATGAGGAAACATGTTGCTAGGTATGAAACAAACTATTTACAGAGGTAAAATGGACACATGTACAATACATAGCTTGCTCTGAGCAGGAAACACTAGTGCTCATATGCCAAAATCAACGGCTATACTTATGGACGATAGTAACAAGGTAAAAGATCAAAGAAAGCACTTTCTAAGATATCATCATTTAGGGGCATTTACATCACCAATGTGGCAAACTGCAAAGCTGGTCAGCAGAACATATTTGTCACTAGTTAAAAGCATATTCTCGTTCATGCAAAACTATAGTCAGCTCTATTTCAAAAACTAGAAGCAAACCAACCGCCCTTCAACATTTCTGTACTATCTAAACCAACAAAGATGTCAACTCAAATACTTCTAGAAATCAGTGCCCATATGCACTTGTAGGTTGCAGAAACACTAGAGTTTCACCACAACAGTGCACAGACTGCAACAGATGAATAAACAAATTAAACAACATGCCACAATTTCCTCAGTGCCTACAATGCCACTGTGATTCATTGACATTGCCAGGGGCAAGGGAAGCACCCAGCGAGTGTTTCTACAAAGCTAGAGAGAGGGATAGCAGCAAAGCAGAGCGGACCTTGGTCGTCTTGTGCGGCAGCCTGAAGGTTGTCCACCTCCTCGTAGCCTTCTCCTCGCCATCGCCATGGTCGTGGTCAGGCAAAGACAGAAGAGGTCGGGTTTGCAGCAGGACGCAAGCTCATCATATTCATCCTTGCCATAAATGTACAGGAAGACATCTCCGATCATGGTATACGCGATAGAGACCGACCTGGGAGAGTAATTCTGGGAAACACAATGTAATGCACTGATGGCTCACAATGATGGCTTTGGCATAGCAGAGAGCAAACTAAATAAAAATGGCTTAGTTCACCCACTTGAATAGAATAACAACTCATGTAAACATTTAATCAAAATGTGAAGCTTTGGTTTCGGTCAAGGTTTAATCAAATCGACACATACAAAACTGAACCAAGACCTGATCTGTTTCATTTATAGCTGCACAATTGCAAGTATCATCCAGATCTGGGAGAGGGGAAGCTCACCACGCTAGGAGAGCAGGAGGACGCAATTGTCGGTCCACGCGCTGGAGGATAGGAGGTCTTGCTGCTCCACCTCCTCCGACCAGGAGAGCTCGTCGGGGGCGGACGCGTCAAGGAGGACGACGCCCAGCACACTACGAGATGGGCGGAGAATGGGGTTCAGGGCATTGCTTGCGTGTTAACAAACTTTAAGAAAACCTCAAAAAAAATCAGATGCGTCGAGCATGGCACATACCCCAGCAGCATGGGCTCATGTCTAATGTATGAACTATTCTTCAATTATTTCTAAAGAATATATATTCTTTAACTAGTTTATCGTTACATAGTGTTTCCCAATTACCATGCTCACTAATGGAGAATGAGAGAGCTAAGTCAGACTCTCCGGTCATGTACCCAGAAATAACCTATCTAGTGCACATGTACCCAGACTAAGGATCTGGCGTGGATCGAGCGGAGAGGATGGGGGAGCTCACCTCGCAGCAGAGCATGTGGTTGAAGGAGCAGCGGGCGAGTTCGGGGGCGAGGCTGAAGGGGCCGAACACGGAGGCTGGCCGTGGCTGGTCGAAGGAGCGTGTGATCTCCGTCACTGCAGCTTGTGGGATAATAATAGAGCAAATTAACTAGAGTTGAAGCTGGTAAACAGGAGAACAAGAGCATTAGATAAAGTTCCACCAATGTCCAAGCATCTTTTATTTAGGATCAAATTAAGCTCCACAGAGATGTATAAATACAATATATATGAGACTATAAAGCATGCTTGAGACTGAGACTAGATTTAGAAATGAACAGTAACATAGAAGACAAAAAATGTGCAAGATACTCTTGTCAAGTGTAACTTATGCCAGGTCTGAATTGCCATATATGCAGTAGTAATTAGAATGAGTCAAATGGAACAGGCTACTAGCAGAGAGTAAGAGCATGCCAACCAGATCGACTTAGCCTAGTCGGAGAACACTAGCTAGGACTAGCCCCTTGCAAGCATATTTGAATTAATGGTAGATTAAAAGTGACACGTGCAATGCAACTGTATCATATACATTGGCTTAAATGTGGTCTCAGTATCTAGAGATCGCCTTCCACAAGCAATGCATACAGCTTAGGTAGTCAGATATGCTTAGGCAATACAGTTGCCATTATTTATTTCACCAGCACATGCGCAACAAAAACATCACGGAGGATTGATTTTGACCGACTTCCCTGTCAGTGTCAAACTTGCGGTGTGAGAGTCTCGGTGCTAAAATCTGAATGTATCGAGGGCATGCCGACAGGTATTCATGTACCTGCATCAAAAGAAACAATAGAGCACATGTAAGGCAACACTAGAAACAAGCAAAGGAGGTAGTATCTGCATATATAATATAACTGGAAAGTAGCTTCATGCCTAAGACAAATGGATGGGTCAGTCACTTGACTTGACGATGTTCTTCATGCAGATCTTTCAAGCACTTGCAGTTCTTCATCCAGTTGAAGAATCCACTTCATGCCAGTATGCCACTACACAACATCAACCGGCACAGAGCTGGAACTTCGATGGCGATCACCACTGAGTTCCGATGCGGGGATAGCAGGGATGCCAGCAGGTTCAGGTTGCCGCGCGCCATCTGCGCTTTGTATGCCATCCAAGGCTCTTCTCATGTAGACCGTAAACCCGACCCCGATAAGAACGGCGATGATGGCAGAGATGACGTTGTAGACTATCTCCACTGCTGTCATCCGACGTTGGTCATACTTCAGGTCCGCTAGTGCAAGGATCAGCCGGCCACTACACAAAAAGCAGGACAAGGCAGCAAAATGATATTGGTTAGGAGGGAGTATTTGATCGGCCAGCTGCTCAGTACTACTGAACAACACAAATGTTGTTCTGTCTTCTTATACTGTATTCCAAGCTAATTGTCGATATCCTAGTTAGTGTGGTGTTGGATATCTGAACTCTGAATCATACCTGTAGATGTTGACCAACGCGTCAGGTACCATTCCCAGAACTGAGCCACAAATGTAAGGGGTGAACTTGATCTGGGTGATGGTTGCAACATAGTTGAACATCACATACGGGAACGGCGAGAGTCATAACAGCGCAACCACCCGAAACTGCTGGAACCGTCCGCGGCACGGAGGAAGGAGGGGTACCATCCGCGATTGCGGTGGCCGGAGCCGGCGACCTCGATGGCGGTGCAGGGGCGCACGAGACGAGACAGCGGCAAAGTTCCCTTCCCTTGGGAGAGCAAGAGAAGGTGGGGGCGGCGGTGCTGGGGGGGAGGAGATCATCGGCGGTGGGGTTGGGATCAGGGCCGCGAGAGGAGGGCGTGGGCGGAGTTGACGGGGAGGGAGAGAACAAGGGAATCGGGACGTCGTCGGAGGAAGAAAGCGGTCTAAGTAGGCGATGGCCAGGAAGATGCCTCCTCCGGCCCCCTCGCGACGACCCTGGTGCCGCCACCACCGGTCGCCCGCCACTTGGATGAGCCCCGCAGGTCGAGGCTCATGCACCCTCCCGCGTCGTCGGGGAGCAGCGCAAGGGCGTGGCCCCGAAGGCGGAGAGGGGGCAAGGGCGCGAGCGGATGGAGGGATCCGAAGGTGGGTGGAGCACGGCCGTGACATCGCGGCTGCGGCGGGGGATGGAGCGGCGGTGGAGGACGGGCGCTTGGGTTGGATCTGGATaggggagaaggggaaagagagaggcggtggagaggggagagagaggcaggCGTGGTCTGTTAGGGTTTGGATGGGGCTGCTGAGAGGTGGACGGTTCAGATCGGCTAGAACGGACGGTTCAGATCGGCTAAGGGGGGTGATCCGTGGGAAGAGCCCTGATTGGTTTAGAAAATTTATGGTTTAAAATAGTTTTCTAAGTACTAAAACTATGGGTGTTTtgtgaagcagctgtcaaaaatattttgcaaaacagCACAACTAGATTTTTCTCTCAAGTTAGACCACATTATTTGGATCATCACCAATTTGCATGCATTTtttatctttctagctatttttaatcattttctgagtgCCAAAAATAAGGTTTTTTTGTAaatgacctaccaaataattgttgcaaaattggaccaaaacatttttctaaaacaataggacatatttaattcacaattgaccaaatgattgggtgtcaaaatctttgatccacctctcgtgaaaaaagaCAAATGTCcgccaattcagttggaagcgggtcaaatttgaactacagttgcctcatagtttgctctttattttttcaaaaaaaatatttataggtacataagtatatatttaatcaaagaaacatcaaaaggtttccaaaattcaaccact is a window of Triticum dicoccoides isolate Atlit2015 ecotype Zavitan chromosome 2B, WEW_v2.0, whole genome shotgun sequence DNA encoding:
- the LOC119365748 gene encoding uncharacterized protein LOC119365748: MFNYVATITQIKFTPYICGSVLGMVPDALVNIYSGRLILALADLKYDQRRMTAVEIVYNVISAIIAVLIGVGFTVYMRRALDGIQSADGARQPEPAGIPAIPASELSGDRHRSSSSVPVDVV